A window of Candidatus Methylomirabilota bacterium contains these coding sequences:
- a CDS encoding DUF983 domain-containing protein: MATKARFALLGAWRALRLRCPLCGAGGVTRRWVVVVPQCPRCRLRLDRGEPDYWIGAMLFNLIAAEILFAFGVLTVLLLTAPNPPWDALYWGGIAGTIVMPIVTYPITKLIWLTFDLTFRPPHPGDFAPAP, from the coding sequence ATGGCGACGAAGGCGCGCTTCGCCCTCCTCGGCGCGTGGCGCGCGCTGCGGCTGCGCTGCCCCCTCTGCGGAGCGGGCGGCGTGACGCGCCGCTGGGTCGTCGTCGTCCCGCAATGTCCGCGGTGCCGGCTTCGCCTCGACCGCGGCGAGCCGGACTACTGGATCGGCGCCATGCTCTTCAACCTCATCGCCGCCGAGATCCTGTTCGCGTTCGGGGTGCTCACCGTGCTCCTGCTCACCGCGCCCAATCCGCCGTGGGACGCGCTCTACTGGGGCGGCATCGCCGGGACCATCGTCATGCCGATCGTCACCTATCCCATCACCAAGCTGATCTGGCTCACCTTCGATCTCACCTTCCGCCCGCCGCATCCCGGCGACTTCGCTCCCGCGCCATGA
- a CDS encoding alpha/beta fold hydrolase translates to MATASVNGVRLRYDESGVGPPLLLSHGFGATGRMWDGERRALAARWRVIAWDMRGHGDTESPDDPAQYSADLTVGDMRGLLLHLGIRRAVIGGLSLGGYVSLAFHARYPEMTRALVLCDTGPGYRNAEARAGWNERAFRRAAELETRGLEALAGSSREMRESVRRHRSATWLANAARGMLAQDGSRVIDSLPTIKVPTLIIVGDQDEPFLAPCRYMAGKIPGARLEIIKGAGHSSNLDQPEAFDRVLGDFLGSLPPEPA, encoded by the coding sequence ATGGCCACAGCCTCGGTCAACGGCGTCCGGCTGCGCTACGACGAGAGCGGCGTGGGGCCCCCGCTCCTGCTCTCGCACGGCTTCGGCGCCACCGGGCGCATGTGGGACGGCGAGCGCCGGGCGCTCGCCGCTCGCTGGCGCGTGATCGCGTGGGACATGCGGGGGCACGGCGACACCGAGAGCCCCGACGATCCCGCGCAGTACTCCGCCGACCTCACCGTCGGCGACATGCGGGGGCTGCTCCTGCACCTCGGGATCCGCCGCGCCGTCATCGGCGGGCTCTCGCTCGGCGGTTACGTGTCGCTGGCATTCCACGCCCGGTATCCGGAGATGACACGGGCGCTCGTGCTCTGCGACACCGGCCCCGGCTATCGCAACGCGGAGGCGCGCGCGGGCTGGAACGAGCGCGCCTTCCGCCGCGCCGCCGAGCTGGAGACGCGCGGCCTCGAGGCGCTCGCCGGCTCGAGTCGCGAGATGCGCGAGTCCGTGCGCCGGCACCGGTCGGCCACGTGGCTGGCCAACGCCGCGCGCGGCATGCTCGCGCAGGACGGCTCGCGCGTCATCGACTCCCTGCCGACCATCAAGGTGCCGACCCTCATCATCGTCGGCGACCAGGACGAGCCCTTCCTCGCGCCGTGCCGCTACATGGCGGGCAAGATCCCGGGGGCACGGCTCGAGATCATCAAGGGCGCGGGGCACTCGTCCAATCTCGACCAGCCCGAGGCGTTCGATCGCGTGCTCGGCGACTTCCTCGGCTCGCTTCCTCCGGAGCCTGCGTGA
- a CDS encoding VOC family protein produces the protein MAYRINHIHLKSPDPRRTADWYVNAFGFTVTSDETRVFGDRFIRCASPDGGVNVNISGARTGETLGPGDATPHHGLEHFGLDSTDIEADIHRLESLGARKLEGPINMPNGGRIAFLRGPDDTRLELVQMPGRAAGHCC, from the coding sequence ATGGCGTACCGCATCAACCACATTCATCTCAAGTCCCCCGATCCGCGCCGCACCGCCGACTGGTACGTGAACGCGTTCGGCTTCACGGTCACCAGCGACGAGACGCGCGTCTTCGGCGATCGCTTCATCCGCTGCGCGTCGCCCGACGGCGGCGTGAACGTGAACATCTCGGGCGCGCGGACGGGCGAGACGCTGGGGCCCGGCGACGCTACGCCGCATCACGGCCTCGAGCACTTCGGCCTGGACTCGACGGATATCGAAGCCGACATCCATCGCCTGGAGAGCCTCGGGGCGCGGAAGCTGGAAGGCCCGATCAACATGCCGAACGGCGGGCGCATCGCGTTCCTGCGCGGGCCGGACGACACGCGGCTCGAGCTGGTGCAGATGCCCGGCCGCGCGGCCGGGCACTGCTGCTGA
- a CDS encoding methyltransferase domain-containing protein produces the protein MNAPAGDVWAVGDAYEPYVGRWSRLVAAQLLDWLAVRPGARWLDVGCGTGALSRTILDRAAPEAVTGLDASAGFVQHATARVADPRASFRVGDAQALPFDDGTFDAAVSGLVLNFVPTPMRMAAEMRRVTRRGGVVALYVWDYAGGMELMRHFWDVAGSLDPAALPLDEGRRFPICRPEPLAALFRDAGLAEVDVRALDVPTVFRDFDDYWTPFLGGQGPAPGYCLSLDEARRTTLRERLRARLPVQPDGRIPLTARAWAARGRAA, from the coding sequence ATGAACGCGCCCGCCGGCGACGTCTGGGCGGTCGGCGACGCCTACGAGCCCTATGTCGGCCGCTGGAGCCGGCTCGTGGCCGCCCAGTTGCTGGATTGGCTCGCGGTGCGGCCGGGCGCGCGCTGGCTGGACGTGGGCTGCGGCACCGGCGCGCTCAGCCGCACCATCCTCGACCGGGCGGCGCCCGAGGCGGTGACCGGCCTCGACGCATCCGCGGGCTTCGTCCAGCACGCGACGGCGCGCGTGGCCGACCCGCGCGCCAGCTTCCGCGTGGGAGACGCCCAGGCCCTGCCCTTCGACGACGGCACGTTCGACGCCGCGGTCTCGGGCCTAGTGCTGAACTTCGTGCCCACACCCATGCGGATGGCCGCCGAGATGCGCCGGGTGACCCGGCGCGGCGGCGTGGTGGCGCTCTACGTCTGGGACTATGCGGGCGGGATGGAGCTCATGCGCCACTTCTGGGACGTCGCGGGCAGCCTCGATCCCGCCGCGCTGCCGCTCGACGAGGGCCGGCGCTTCCCCATCTGCCGGCCGGAGCCGCTCGCCGCCCTGTTCCGCGACGCCGGCCTCGCCGAGGTGGACGTCCGCGCCCTCGACGTGCCCACGGTATTCCGCGATTTCGACGACTACTGGACGCCGTTCCTGGGCGGTCAGGGGCCTGCGCCCGGCTACTGCCTGTCGCTCGACGAGGCGCGCCGCACCACCCTGCGCGAGCGGCTCCGCGCCCGGCTGCCCGTGCAGCCGGACGGACGGATCCCGCTCACCGCCCGCGCCTGGGCGGCGCGAGGCCGCGCCGCCTAG
- a CDS encoding MalY/PatB family protein, protein MSTAFDFDRIIDRRSTASNKWKKYDKDVLPLWVADMDFASPEPVVRALRERAAHGVFGYVYEEPEFFEVAAERIGRRYGWRVGPESVVMLPGVIAGINMAARIFTSPGDGILEQVPVYPPILRCPGNMGVTRDEAPLGRRADGRYEVDWDTFERAITPRTKAFLLCNPHNPTGRVYSREELTRMADICLRRDLWIIADEIHCDLLFSGQRHVPIASLGPAVERRTITLMSPSKTFNLAGLKCAIAVVPDAALREKFVAAKVDLVANPNVFGFAAALAAYRDGGPWLDALMRYLEANRDFTADYVRRHFPGVGMYPPEGMYLAWLDFRQAGIPGGDPFTFFLEKARVALNDGVTFGPGGQGFARLNFGSPRAMLTEGLERMREAYRALGR, encoded by the coding sequence ATGTCCACCGCGTTCGACTTCGATCGCATCATCGATCGCCGATCCACCGCGAGCAACAAGTGGAAGAAGTACGACAAGGACGTGCTCCCGCTCTGGGTCGCCGACATGGACTTCGCCTCCCCGGAGCCGGTGGTGCGCGCGCTGCGCGAGCGCGCCGCCCACGGCGTGTTCGGCTACGTGTACGAGGAGCCGGAATTCTTCGAGGTGGCGGCCGAGCGCATCGGGCGCCGCTACGGCTGGCGCGTGGGCCCGGAGTCCGTGGTGATGCTCCCCGGGGTGATCGCCGGGATCAACATGGCGGCGCGTATCTTCACGAGCCCGGGCGACGGAATCCTCGAGCAGGTCCCGGTGTACCCGCCCATCCTGCGCTGCCCCGGCAACATGGGGGTGACGCGCGACGAGGCGCCCCTCGGCCGCCGCGCCGATGGGCGCTACGAGGTGGACTGGGACACCTTCGAGCGCGCGATCACGCCCCGGACCAAGGCGTTCCTCCTCTGCAACCCCCACAACCCGACCGGCCGCGTCTATTCCCGTGAGGAGCTCACGCGGATGGCGGACATCTGCCTCCGCCGGGATCTCTGGATCATCGCCGACGAGATCCACTGCGACCTGCTCTTCTCGGGCCAGCGTCACGTGCCCATCGCGTCCCTCGGCCCCGCGGTCGAGCGGCGGACCATCACGCTGATGTCGCCGTCCAAGACGTTCAACCTCGCCGGGCTCAAGTGCGCGATCGCGGTGGTGCCCGACGCCGCGCTCCGCGAGAAGTTCGTGGCCGCCAAGGTCGACCTGGTGGCGAACCCCAACGTCTTCGGCTTCGCCGCCGCGCTCGCCGCCTATCGGGACGGGGGCCCCTGGCTGGACGCGCTCATGCGCTATCTCGAGGCCAACCGCGACTTCACGGCGGACTACGTGCGTCGCCACTTCCCCGGCGTCGGCATGTATCCGCCCGAGGGCATGTACCTCGCGTGGCTCGACTTCCGGCAGGCCGGCATCCCGGGCGGCGACCCTTTCACCTTCTTTCTCGAGAAGGCCCGGGTGGCCCTGAACGACGGCGTGACCTTCGGCCCGGGTGGCCAGGGCTTCGCGCGGCTCAACTTCGGCTCGCCCCGCGCGATGCTCACCGAGGGTCTGGAGCGCATGCGCGAGGCCTATCGCGCGCTCGGCCGCTGA
- a CDS encoding aldolase/citrate lyase family protein, protein MRENTLKKIWAKGEAVVNGWLAIPSAFSAEVMAHQGFDSLVVDMQHGVVDYQVAVTMLQAISTTPTVPMARVPWNDPARLMKILDAGVYGVICPMINTREEAETLVRHCKYPPRGHRSWGPVRASIYAGADYGDHANDDIVVMPMIETAEAMKNLDDILSVPGVDAVYVGPSDLSLALGCKPRLDQTDAPVVEAQQKIVEACKKHGVVAGIHNSTSAYALKMIAAGYQFVTLASDSRFLAQKAAEEAAAVKKTGVKAGKLPGY, encoded by the coding sequence GTGAGAGAGAACACGCTCAAGAAGATCTGGGCGAAGGGCGAGGCCGTCGTCAACGGCTGGCTCGCCATCCCCAGTGCCTTTTCCGCCGAGGTCATGGCCCATCAGGGCTTCGACTCCTTGGTGGTGGACATGCAACACGGCGTCGTCGACTACCAGGTCGCGGTGACGATGCTGCAGGCGATCTCGACCACGCCCACCGTTCCGATGGCGCGCGTGCCGTGGAACGATCCCGCGCGGCTCATGAAGATCCTCGACGCCGGGGTGTACGGCGTCATCTGCCCGATGATCAACACGCGGGAAGAGGCGGAGACGCTCGTGCGCCACTGCAAGTACCCGCCGCGCGGCCACCGCTCCTGGGGGCCGGTGCGCGCCTCGATCTACGCGGGGGCGGACTACGGCGACCACGCCAACGACGACATCGTGGTCATGCCGATGATCGAGACCGCCGAGGCGATGAAGAACCTCGACGACATCCTGAGCGTGCCCGGCGTCGACGCGGTGTACGTGGGCCCGTCCGACCTCTCGCTCGCGCTGGGCTGCAAGCCGCGGCTCGACCAGACCGACGCGCCGGTGGTGGAGGCGCAGCAGAAGATCGTGGAGGCCTGCAAAAAACACGGGGTGGTGGCAGGCATCCACAACAGCACCTCGGCCTATGCCCTCAAGATGATCGCGGCCGGCTACCAGTTCGTCACGCTCGCCAGCGACAGCCGCTTCCTCGCCCAGAAGGCGGCCGAGGAAGCCGCCGCCGTGAAGAAGACGGGCGTGAAGGCCGGCAAGCTGCCCGGCTACTAG
- a CDS encoding SDR family oxidoreductase, which produces MARLDGKVAIVTGGGTGIGRSTALMLAREGARVVISGRRKPPLEDVVAEITGAGGQAVAHPGDVAKPADAQELAAWTLAQFGHVDILVNNAGHSSKVRNLRWIGLEEWEQVMAVNVTGAFLLTQAVLPSMIERGGGTIVTVSSYAALRPGLIGGSVYGAAKAAQRNMMGHVHTVLRDKGIRATTVMPAEVDTPILDKRPAPPDAAARATMMQPEDVAEAILLCVTLPERTVIEEIVISPTRSRDQSKEISIARDAGAPPGAR; this is translated from the coding sequence ATGGCCCGACTCGACGGCAAGGTCGCCATCGTCACCGGCGGCGGCACCGGCATCGGCCGCTCGACCGCCCTCATGCTCGCCCGCGAGGGCGCGCGGGTGGTGATCAGCGGGCGCCGCAAGCCGCCGCTGGAAGACGTCGTGGCCGAGATCACGGGCGCGGGCGGCCAGGCCGTCGCGCATCCCGGCGACGTGGCCAAGCCCGCCGACGCCCAGGAGCTCGCGGCCTGGACCCTCGCCCAGTTCGGCCACGTCGACATCCTCGTCAACAACGCAGGGCACTCCAGCAAGGTACGGAATCTCCGCTGGATCGGCCTGGAGGAATGGGAGCAGGTGATGGCGGTCAACGTCACCGGCGCCTTCCTCCTCACCCAGGCGGTGCTGCCCAGCATGATCGAGCGCGGCGGCGGCACCATCGTGACCGTGTCGTCCTACGCGGCGCTGCGCCCCGGCCTCATCGGAGGCTCGGTGTACGGCGCGGCCAAGGCCGCCCAGCGCAACATGATGGGCCACGTGCACACCGTGCTGCGCGACAAGGGCATCCGCGCCACCACCGTCATGCCCGCCGAGGTAGACACGCCCATCCTCGACAAGCGCCCGGCCCCGCCCGATGCCGCCGCGCGCGCCACCATGATGCAGCCCGAGGACGTCGCCGAGGCCATCCTCCTCTGCGTCACCCTGCCCGAGCGCACCGTGATCGAGGAGATCGTGATCAGCCCCACGCGCTCGCGCGATCAGTCGAAGGAGATCTCGATCGCGCGGGACGCGGGCGCACCGCCCGGCGCGCGGTAG
- a CDS encoding enoyl-CoA hydratase-related protein: MSAAATTPYRVLAVDTPRPLVRRLTLNRPEKRNALSNELRGELFDALRAADRDDAVRVTIVRGAGTCFSAGYDLGADLTQGRPHPTAEGDGSWPRQVVHGWFEIWDLAKPVIAQVHGYCLAGGSELASACDLVYVAEDAQIGYPPVRLMSPPDTQVHPWLVGMRRAMELMLTGDPMSGTEAAQIGFANRAFPAAQLDAAVLDLAERVAQIPTSLQQINKRSIHRAMEIMGMRAAIRAGTELQALAFHQLESVEYRKEIRRNLKEALTKRDSRFGDYRTAKRKEK, from the coding sequence GTGAGCGCCGCCGCCACCACCCCCTACCGCGTCCTCGCCGTCGACACTCCGCGCCCGCTGGTCCGGCGCCTCACGCTGAACCGCCCCGAGAAGCGCAACGCGCTCAGCAACGAGCTGCGGGGCGAGCTGTTCGACGCCCTGCGCGCCGCAGATCGCGACGACGCGGTGCGCGTCACCATCGTGCGCGGCGCGGGCACGTGCTTCTCGGCGGGGTACGACCTCGGCGCCGACCTCACCCAGGGCCGTCCGCATCCGACCGCGGAGGGCGACGGCTCCTGGCCACGCCAGGTGGTGCACGGCTGGTTCGAGATCTGGGACCTTGCCAAGCCGGTGATCGCCCAGGTGCACGGCTACTGTCTGGCGGGCGGCAGCGAGCTGGCGTCCGCCTGCGACCTGGTCTACGTCGCCGAGGACGCGCAGATCGGCTATCCGCCGGTGCGTCTCATGAGCCCACCCGACACCCAGGTCCACCCGTGGCTCGTGGGCATGCGTCGGGCCATGGAGCTCATGCTGACCGGCGATCCCATGTCCGGGACCGAGGCGGCACAGATCGGCTTCGCCAACCGCGCCTTCCCCGCGGCGCAGCTCGACGCCGCCGTGCTCGACCTCGCCGAGCGCGTGGCCCAGATCCCGACGTCGCTCCAGCAGATCAACAAGCGCTCCATCCACCGCGCGATGGAGATCATGGGCATGCGCGCGGCGATCCGCGCGGGCACCGAGCTGCAGGCGCTCGCCTTCCATCAGCTCGAGTCGGTGGAATACCGGAAGGAGATCCGGCGCAATCTCAAGGAAGCGCTCACGAAGCGCGACAGCCGCTTCGGCGACTATCGAACCGCAAAGCGAAAGGAGAAGTAG